From Acidobacteriota bacterium:
TGGGGACGGGAGAGCGAGCCGGAGGGCGCAGCCGAACTCGACCGGTTTCGGTCCGAGATTCGAGCCGCGTTCGGCGGACGGGCGCCGCGGGTGCTGGATCCGTTCGCTGGCGGCGGGGCGATTCCACTGGAGGCGATGCGTCTCGGGTGCGAGACGGTAGCGGCGGACCTCAACCCCGTGGCATGGTTCATCCTCCGGTGCACGCTGCACTATCCGCGGCTGCTGGCCGGCCGGAAGCGACCGTTGCCGGCGTATGCCGCGGGCGACCGCGCGTTCGCCGAGGCGTTTCTGAAGGCGCAGGGCATTCGACGGACCGCGGCGTTGCGGGAAGCGTTGGCACGGCTGGGACACGGCGACGGCGAGCCGGTACAGGCGGCAACACTAGCCGACGGGGAGTCTCCGGCCTCGAACGCGGGCGCCGCGTGGCATCTGCGGGCCTGGGGACGACATGTGCTGGCGGCTGCTCGGCGTGAGCTGGCGACCCGCTATCCGACTTACGCTGAGTTCGAACCGGTGCGGCGGAAGGGGCGGCGGAAAGTCGGAGCGGTCGGAAACGTGCGCTGGCGGCGGCGGCCGCCGTTGCTGCTGGAACCGGACGCCGACGGGCGGGTATCGACCACATCGCTCAACACCGAGTTCGACTCGCTCTATCTGGAAAACGAAGCCAATCCCCGCTGGATCGCCAAGCCGGCCGTCGCGTATCTGTGGGCGCGCACGGTCCGCTGCGGCGGCTGCCGGGCCGAGATTCCGCTGCTGAAGACCCGCTGGCTCTGCAAGAAGGCGAAGAAGCGGGTTCGGCTCATCCTGGAACCGCGGATGGACCGTAGCGGCGTGGACTTCGGCATCGAACGGGACGTTCCCGACGACAGCGGGAACGCCGCGCAGAAGCGCGAGCACGATCGGACGCTAGGCGCGGGCACCATGAGCGCGAGCGGCGCCCGCTGCCCCGCCTGCGGCGCGATCGCGACGACGAAGGACATCCGCGCGGAAGGACTGGCGGGACGGCTCGGGGAACGCATGACGGCAGTCGTCGTGGAGGGCCAGACGGGCAAGGAGTACCGCCTGCCGACGGCGGCGGAACTCGACGCGGCGCGCGTGGAGCGGGCGGAGATCGAAGCGCTCTACGCCGGCGTCCCGTTCGGCCTGCCGGACGAGTCCATCGTCGCGGAGCGGCCGTCCCCCAACTCGCGAGGCGCGTCCGGTCTCCCGCGCTACGGGTTCGACACGTGGCGCACGCTCTTCACGGACCGGCAGCTTCTGGCGCTCGGCACGTTCGTCCGCGCGATCCGCGGCTGCGCCGCGGCGATGGGTGACTACCCGGACGAGTGGCGCGAGGCAATCGTCGCCTGGCTGGCGCCTTCGATCAGTCGATTGGCCGACAGAGGCAGCGCGGTGGCCACCTGGACCAACAACCTCGAACAGATTCGCAACACCTTCGCACGCTTCGCCCTGCCGATGGTCTGGGACTTCGCGGAGTCCTGTCCACTGGCCGACACGACCGGCGGCTTCATCCAGGCCGTCGAGTGGATCGCCCGGGTGGTCGAGCACACGGAGACGGCCACCGCCGCGGCGCCCCCACCCCGCGTGGAGCAGCGGTCGGCGACCGAGGCGCGGCAGGATCGTTTCGACCTCGTGTGCACGGATCCGCCCTACTACGACGCCATCCCCTACTCCGACCTGATGGATTTCTTCCACGTCTGGCTGCGGCGCACGCTGCACGGGCTTTCGCCGGACGTCGACGCCGCCTTCGCCGCGCCGCTCGGACCGAAGTGGAACGCCGGCGCGAACGACGGCGAGCTGGTCGATCAGCCGGGCCGCTTCGGTACGGACAAGGCACAATCCAGGCAAGCGTACGAAGACGGCATGCTGCGCACGTTCCGCCGCTGCCACGACGCGCTTCGGGACGACGGGCGGCTGGTCGTCGTGTTCGCCAACAAGCAGCCCGCGGCCTGGGCGACGCTGGTGTCGGCGCTGATCCGGGCCGGCTTCGTCGTCGACGCCTCGTGGCCGATCCAGACGGAGCGGGACAGCAAGGTCGCGGGCGGTGCGCGCCTGTCGTCCTCCATCTGGCTCGTCTGCCGGAAGCGCGCCCCAACGGCCCGCCCCGGCTGGGACAACCGAGTGCTGGCCGACATGCAGGCGAACGTCACCGAGCACCTGCGCGCCTTCTGGGACGCCGGCATTCGCGGACCGGACTTCGTCTGGGCGGCGACCGGGCCGGCGCTGGAGGCGTTCAGCCGGCATCCGGCGGTCAGGAAAGCCGACGCTCCGGGCCGGCTGCTGACCGTCGACGACTTCCTGCGCCGCGTGCGGCGGATGGTGGTCGGGTTCGTCGTCAGTCGGCTCCTTGACCAGCAGGCAGGCGCCACCGGCGAGCTCGACGATCCGACCACCTACTACCTGCTGCACCGCAAGGACTTCGGCCTCGCCCCGGCCCCCGCTGGCGCCTGCATCCTGTACGCCTTGTCGTGCAACGTGTCGGACGCCGACCTGGCCGGGCGGCTGGACCTGCTCGCCGGCGGACGATCTACCTCCACGGACGAGGATGGCGACGAGAACGGTGACACATCGGGCAGCGACGTGCGCCTCAAGACGTGGAGCCAGCGCCGCGCCCGCGACCTGGGCGAGCCGTCGCCGGACGGCAGCCCGCCACCCCTCGTCGACTGCGTCCACAAGCTGATGCAGCTCTGGAGGTCCGGCGAGCAGAGTCGCGTGGACGCCTACCTCGAAGCGCGCGGGTTGTGGCGGCACGAGATCTTCGCCCGCGTCGTGCAGGCCGTCACCGAGCTGGCGGAACGGGGATCGGACGAACGCAAGTTGCTGGAGTCCATCCAGACCCACGTCCGGACCCACGGCGGCGCCGCCGTTCCGCGTTCCATGAGGTTCGACTACGGAGACGCGTCATGAACGACCCGCTCGACGGACATCCACGATACGATCACCGTCGATCAGCGACATGCGAGGTTCATCCGTGCGAGCGGGCGGACACCCCACACTGCGACTGATGCGCCCAGACTACCGACCGCAGGACACCCGATGATTCGCCGCATACAAGCGCTGAACTACCGCTGTTTTCGGTATGTCGACGTCTCGCTCGACCGCTTCCACGTCCTGGTCGGCCCCAACGCGAGCG
This genomic window contains:
- a CDS encoding DUF1156 domain-containing protein; the encoded protein is MKDRRLIETAFPLKQVSLDSVHEKNVRHGHISTLHIWPARRPLAASRATLLATLLRDSENQEEGDKLLARMAGTVEPAPSGRVAGRGKRDRKETRGGILHWGRESEPEGAAELDRFRSEIRAAFGGRAPRVLDPFAGGGAIPLEAMRLGCETVAADLNPVAWFILRCTLHYPRLLAGRKRPLPAYAAGDRAFAEAFLKAQGIRRTAALREALARLGHGDGEPVQAATLADGESPASNAGAAWHLRAWGRHVLAAARRELATRYPTYAEFEPVRRKGRRKVGAVGNVRWRRRPPLLLEPDADGRVSTTSLNTEFDSLYLENEANPRWIAKPAVAYLWARTVRCGGCRAEIPLLKTRWLCKKAKKRVRLILEPRMDRSGVDFGIERDVPDDSGNAAQKREHDRTLGAGTMSASGARCPACGAIATTKDIRAEGLAGRLGERMTAVVVEGQTGKEYRLPTAAELDAARVERAEIEALYAGVPFGLPDESIVAERPSPNSRGASGLPRYGFDTWRTLFTDRQLLALGTFVRAIRGCAAAMGDYPDEWREAIVAWLAPSISRLADRGSAVATWTNNLEQIRNTFARFALPMVWDFAESCPLADTTGGFIQAVEWIARVVEHTETATAAAPPPRVEQRSATEARQDRFDLVCTDPPYYDAIPYSDLMDFFHVWLRRTLHGLSPDVDAAFAAPLGPKWNAGANDGELVDQPGRFGTDKAQSRQAYEDGMLRTFRRCHDALRDDGRLVVVFANKQPAAWATLVSALIRAGFVVDASWPIQTERDSKVAGGARLSSSIWLVCRKRAPTARPGWDNRVLADMQANVTEHLRAFWDAGIRGPDFVWAATGPALEAFSRHPAVRKADAPGRLLTVDDFLRRVRRMVVGFVVSRLLDQQAGATGELDDPTTYYLLHRKDFGLAPAPAGACILYALSCNVSDADLAGRLDLLAGGRSTSTDEDGDENGDTSGSDVRLKTWSQRRARDLGEPSPDGSPPPLVDCVHKLMQLWRSGEQSRVDAYLEARGLWRHEIFARVVQAVTELAERGSDERKLLESIQTHVRTHGGAAVPRSMRFDYGDAS